The DNA window CGTGATCTGCCTACTTGCCGGCTTCTACCTGCTGCCACCGCTGTACGGCGTGCTCGGTCGGCAGTACGCCCCCGACCTGCTGCTCACCGGCACCACGGACAGCGCCGTCCTGCTGCTGCCCGAACGGCTGATCGGCGGCGCGGGCGGCACCTGGCTCGGCGCGTTGGTGGCCGCGGGTGCGTTCGCGGCGTTCCTCTCCACGTCCTCGGGGCTCGCGATCTCCGTCGCCGGTGCGCTGGCGCAGGACGTGATGCGGCCGCGGCGGCGGCAGGTGGCGGCGTTCCGGCTCGGCACCCTGGTTGCGGTGCTCGTGCCGTACCTGGTGTCGCTCGTCGCGCAGGGCATCGGCGTGGCGTCGGTGGTCGGGCTGGCGTTCGCGGTCGCCGCGTCGAGCTTCTGCCCGCTGCTGGTGTTGGGCATCTGGTGGCGGAAACTGACGGCGGCGGGCGCGCTCGCCGGCCTGCTCACCGGCGGTGGCGTCGCGACGGCGGCAGTGCTCGCGACCATGTTCGGCGGGCCGTACAGCGGCTGGCTGAGCGCGCTGCTGCAGGAACCGGCGGCGTGGAGCGTGCCGCTGGCGTTCGCCGTGATGGTCGGGGTGTCGCTGCTGACCCGGCGCCGGGTGCCCGCCGACGTGGCGAGGACAATGGTGCGACTGCACCTGCCGGAGACGCACCGCGTCGCGCGAGGGGAGACCGCACCATGACCGCCAGCGGTACGGCGCACCCACTGACCGCGGTGGCGGCGTTGCCCGGCGTGCCCGAGGCCGTCGGCGAGGCGCGGGAGGTGGTCGACCGGTTGCTCGGGCACCGCGCGCTGCGCCGGCACGCGCCGGCCGTCGCGGCGGAGACCGCGCTGCGCGGCGCCTGGGCGTCGGCCGCGCTCGCCGGGATGGAGGTGCCGCTTGACGAGCTGCGCCAGGCCCCGCCGGACGCGCCGGTCGTCCAGGGGGCGTTGCGGGTCGCCGGCGAAGTCGGCCCACTGTTGCCGGTATGGCGACGTGCGCCCGGCCAGGCGCTCGCGAAACTGCACGCGCTCGCGGCCGCGGACGTCGTGCCGGCGGCGGAGTGCGGCCGGCCGGCGTCACCGACCGCGGCGCAGCGGCTGCAGGCCCTGCCGCAGGTGCTCGACGCGCCGATGGACGTGTCCGCGATCGTGGTGTCGGCGGTCGTCCACGGCGAGGTCGCGTCGCTGCCGGCGTTCGCCTGGGGCAGTGAGCTGGTGGCGCAGCCGGCCGGCCGGCTGGTGCTGTTGGCCCGCGGCCTTGACCGCAAGGGCCTGCTCGCGCCCGAGGTGGGGCACCTGGAGCTGCGGGACGAGTACGAGGCGGCGCTCGCCGGCTACGGCACCGGCACCGCGGGACTGGCGCGCTGGGTCGTCCACTGCGCGGCCGCCGTACGATTGGGGGCACAGGACGGGTTGGCCGTGTGCGAGGCGTTGTTGCGCGGTTAGTCGTCCGTGCGCGCGTGAAATGGGTGGCGCCGTCCAGCGCCACCCATTTGCACATCCGCCTGGGTTACCAAGCGTGCACGTTATTCCGAGTCGGGCTCACACCCGAGACGGCCTCTGCCTCCCGCGGCTGGTCGCGCGTGGGTGCCCAGCGGCTGTGCCCGGAAGCGGGAGAGTGGTGGGATTCGACCGCCCATCGCGCCCTACCGGTTCCGTAGTGCCATTGTTACGGCTTGATGTCGGCAAAGGGAAGACCTGGACAAAGATCACTTCGACCGATGCGGCCATTCTGGCTGGTTAGCCATACCAATCCTTGCATCCTGAGCTGCGGTCGGGGTATCGGCGCAAGAGTTGTCCCCAACTTGCCGCGCCGGCCTTCTGCTGCCGCCGCCTGCTGCCGATCTCCTTGGGCGAGTCGCCCGGACGAACGAGCTCAGGAGGTCTGGTGTCCGAAACAGATATGCCGGTCGGCGACGACTCGTCCGGCCGGCCGCGTCCGCTGTTGGTGAGCGACGACGCGACGCTCGTCGACGAGGTGTTGCGGCTCGCGGCCGCCGCGGGAGTGGTCATGGAGCTGGCCGCTTCGCCGGGTGCGGTGCGTGGCTCGTGGGCCACCGCACCGCTGGTGGTGCTCGGGCAGGACGTGTCCGCCGAGGCGGTGCGGCTACGGATGCCGTCCCGTGCGCGGCTGGTGGTCGTCTGCCAGGCCGAGGACCCCGAGATGTTCAAGCGCGCCCTGGCGCTCGGTGCGGAGCAGGTGGTCGTGCTGCCGACCGGCCAGGATTGGCTGGTCGACCGGTTGGCCGACGCGATGGAGTCGCCGGCCGAAGATGGCCCGACGATCTGCGTCGTCGGCGGCCGCGGCGGTGCCGGCGCGTCCACCACGGCCACGGCCCTCGCGCTGACCGCGATGCGAATGGGCCGCGAGTCGTTGCTGGTCGACGGCGACCCGTTGGGCGGCGGCATCGACCTGGTCGTCGGCGGCGAGGACACCGAGGGCCTGCGCTGGCCCGACTTCGCGCAGACCAGAGGACGGGTCAACGGCACCGCGCTGCGAGCGGCACTGCCCCGCGTCGACCAGCTGACCGTGCTCTCCTGGGACCGCAGCGACGAGCTCGACATCAGCGTCGAGGCGATGCGCGCGGTGCTCGCCGCCGCCGGCCGCTGCAGCGACCTGGTCGTCGTAGACCTACCCCGCCGGGTAGACGACGCCGCCGCGGAGGCCCTCACCCGCTCGAACGTGACGCTGCTCGTAGTACCGGCCGAGGTACGCGCGGTGGCCGCCGCCGCCCGCGTAGCCGGTGGCCTGCGCTACCACGCCGCCGACATCCGCGTCCTGGTCCGCGGCCCCGCACCAACCGGCCTCCCCGCCGACGTCATCGGCCAGTCCCTGGGCCTACCCCTGGCAGGCTCCATCCGCGCCGAACCCGGCCTAGCCGAAGCCCTAGACCACGGCGAGCCCCCAATCCGCCGCCCCCGAACCCCCCTAGCCGTCTTCTGCCGCAACTTCCTCCTAACCCTCGAAAGCGACCGCCACGC is part of the Streptosporangiales bacterium genome and encodes:
- a CDS encoding oxidoreductase; its protein translation is MTASGTAHPLTAVAALPGVPEAVGEAREVVDRLLGHRALRRHAPAVAAETALRGAWASAALAGMEVPLDELRQAPPDAPVVQGALRVAGEVGPLLPVWRRAPGQALAKLHALAAADVVPAAECGRPASPTAAQRLQALPQVLDAPMDVSAIVVSAVVHGEVASLPAFAWGSELVAQPAGRLVLLARGLDRKGLLAPEVGHLELRDEYEAALAGYGTGTAGLARWVVHCAAAVRLGAQDGLAVCEALLRG
- a CDS encoding septum site-determining protein yields the protein MPVGDDSSGRPRPLLVSDDATLVDEVLRLAAAAGVVMELAASPGAVRGSWATAPLVVLGQDVSAEAVRLRMPSRARLVVVCQAEDPEMFKRALALGAEQVVVLPTGQDWLVDRLADAMESPAEDGPTICVVGGRGGAGASTTATALALTAMRMGRESLLVDGDPLGGGIDLVVGGEDTEGLRWPDFAQTRGRVNGTALRAALPRVDQLTVLSWDRSDELDISVEAMRAVLAAAGRCSDLVVVDLPRRVDDAAAEALTRSNVTLLVVPAEVRAVAAAARVAGGLRYHAADIRVLVRGPAPTGLPADVIGQSLGLPLAGSIRAEPGLAEALDHGEPPIRRPRTPLAVFCRNFLLTLESDRHAA